In Thunnus thynnus chromosome 13, fThuThy2.1, whole genome shotgun sequence, the following proteins share a genomic window:
- the LOC137196025 gene encoding aquaporin-11-like, whose translation MTDLWVSLSVLGAVVLLSEVTRRAAARFLPGDYRIYLLEAASTFQLCSCTHELKLFGETAQLELAVGLTLTYTMTIIHLVTFRGASCNPTGALESVCRGSSSFRAALVVIACQFGAAVAAQYFAAAMWSLGLSDVHLRHQRFGFRCFNPLGGTVLEAAAVELACGFIIQAAVMHVHKLDEKLRAHFIAAVITALVYTGGSISGAIFNPVLAFSVQFPCSGHTYLEYCFVYWLGPVLGVASCVLLFEKIVPFLSGKSTIGLDVPAARKQKTQ comes from the exons ATGACTGACCTGTGGGTTTCCTTGTCGGTGTTGGGAGCTGTGGTGCTCCTCAGCGAGGTGACCCGCCGGGCAGCAGCGCGTTTTCTCCCAGGAGATTATCGGATTTACCTGCTGGAAGCGGCGTCCACTTTCCAGCTCTGCAGCTGCACACATGAACTCAAACTGTTCGGGGAAACCGCCCAGCTGGAGCTGGCTGTCGGCCTGACCCTCACCTACACCATGACCATTATCCACCTGGTAACTTTCCGGGGCGCGTCGTGTAACCCCACCGGGGCTCTGGAGAGCGTTTGCCGCGGGAGCAGCAGCTTCAGGGCGGCCCTCGTCGTTATAGCCTGCCAGTTCGGCGCCGCGGTCGCCGCGCAGTACTTCGCCGCCGCCATGTGGTCGCTGGGTCTGTCCGACGTCCACCTCAGGCACCAGAGGTTCGGGTTCAGATGCTTCAACCCTCTCGGTGGGACAGTGCTGGAGGCCGCCGCCGTGGAGCTGGCCTGCGGGTTCATCATCCAGGCTGCGGTCATGCATGTCCACAAGCTGGACGAAAAACTTCGCGCTCACTTCATCGCTGCTGTCATCACGGCTCTGGTCTACACAG gTGGGAGTATATCAGGGGCTATTTTTAATCCTGTCCTGGCCTTCTCCGTCCAGTTCCCCTGCAGCGGCCACACCTACCTGGAGTACTGCTTCGTCTACTGGCTGGGACCAGTTTTAG GTGTGGCGAGCTGCGTTCTGCTGTTTGAGAAGATCGTTCCTTTCCTCTCTGGAAAAAGCACCATCGGGCTGGACGTCCCTGCTGCCCGGAAACAGAAGACACAGTAG
- the rsf1b.1 gene encoding remodeling and spacing factor 1, which produces MAASAATASSSPGLCPNYAVICSFLERYGALLDLPELTFPQLERYLQDTSSVPKLLVDLHVKLLRKIGKSVSADRWEKYLVKICQEFNTTWAWELEQKGYKEMTMECKTGILKYLCECQFDENVKFKTAISEEDPDKMRLQPIGRDKDGQMYWFQLDQDDNVRVYVEEQDDLDGSSWKCIVRDRNDLAEVVALLKTQIDPELLKKQQQETKPGDEEAKKAEGEVTKTESDEDSKDSDKAVRPVSPKTESNGEVVEKDNLKSEASEAKSSLNGVVEGKTESELNSEKAAGDHSISTKAQNIKEEPMEVSDTKSSTATSEPAPASEALCISVKAEKGEEAKKNSAGEIQQAMKNDQQAKIPLKKRGMKFSEDFEKSKNSGSSIIVQNPSVSQNKEAPKTDATPEQRKKAQSVNDHVNGEVQPTSEKSHSSESPKDAAAVDKEQTTEAAAGKSVEVRENDSPSTDKDGTKDKKDGASGAEKVTEAVASHRADSDKKDQNMQVEKESTTEKREAHESPPKPTAESPSLPKDTHEKSSNHEEDEKTKESKPADAKESSTVDKTTTLKETDKTLTTDETKKFSLNHEVKSKEVESKDSEKSKGKPGCVDTSESSQTEETKKSEVTENVTEQTEMSDAKETESKVEKSDSAALKEKPGVIKTTETQSADKDPAEKPDDSENTVSPSVIKKTEIIKDGDDTKTPETQEVNQSFTVIKKADKPSISEKSEETSNTRESSESSVIKKVDKSESCKPAEKQDEELKDAEMTPAVDEKTEKANAASKTNTEKTDKPEKTDKPEKMDTTEKTDTTEKMDKLEKTDKPEKMDKLEKTDTTEKMDKLEKTDKPEKTDKTEKTDTTEKMDTTEKMDTTEKTDKLEKTDKPEKTDKLEKTDKTEKMDKPEKKKTGKAEKPDETEKPEDIKKTVNCEDNTIRDVTKVSDSTPRPTKEDAAAVKRDLTKPREDDEIETNAVVQKTTEEASEGKDKSSSPAEKTSVSEKDDKKPKRPDTEEEKVTEEQPDKTEAENPSKESKKDADSEKRTNGSEKLPRQDKESSSKEDSATDKLSKTDGTKEKQAHTERETSTKREGTDGESSTKTEKPSPHPDAVKPTDEESKSKSEEEDSATKKEVANGTDVPSDVKEAVAHRKVKAPPTHRRKAALQREERQADSESDTNTGGRSLRRSPRISRPTPKVVEIHDRKLEKSQAPPPAEKSEKEKNEEEEDKEEEEQELKAVQKKPREKKADQDGQPKAKGRKRRKMRWSNTRTRRKKKGSEDEDENSDEESSEDEESEEEDDSDEDYKVERSRKRRNRNRERRNSDSSTSSDDDLPPNDDPCKHCGLPNHPELILLCDSCDSGYHTACLRPPLMIIPDGEWFCPPCQHKLLCDKLEEQLLNLDAALKKKERAERRKERLIYVGISVENIITPAVEVVEEKPEIIIKDKKETKRSKSWGRRSTRTKKNISYRFDEFDEAIEEAIEEDIKEAEGGGAGRGKDMANITGHRGKDMSTILQGDEGKENGRPPRPNISQRKKKRRRLNDLDSDSTVDEEESEEEFRLSESSEEEFVVSENETEGETEPDSNDSGKHHKSSWVKRPPTRRRSSRKRRRPRGYSDDEEEEETDDEDEDEIVTEGSSEYSDSDLDMSRRRSRRSQKKQVNYCETSESEGSQAETNRDKMKPRRRQDSSDSEANFSRDSDEESRDPRVKRRADSSKEDSRQRHRRLALKRRRASEEDDSDDDSEDESSEEDRPVRKRVNRIDSDDSDEEEEEEEEEEEEELKEKKAAEKAEEEGSALTKGTNQLDCNAVELPPTNGQNQVKSVEGLSRDAPGITANLEPPKNISATPAAAIAPNGLVAQDMAAQEDDEDDLLGVTDLVDYVCNNEQL; this is translated from the exons TCCCGAAGCTGCTGGTTGATCTTCACGTCAAGTTGCTGAGGAAGATCGGCAAGTCAGTGTCAGCAGACAGATGGGAGAAGTATCTGGTCAAG ATATGTCAAGAGTTCAACACAACATGGGCCTGGGAACTCGAACAAAAAGGGTACAAGGAGATGACGATGGAGTGCAAGACGGGGATACTTAAA tATTTGTGCGAGTGTCAGtttgatgaaaatgtaaagttcaAAACTGCCATCAGCGAGGAGGACCCCGATAAAATGCGCCTGCAGCCGATTGGCCGGGACAAAGACGGCCAGATGTATTGGTTTCAACTGGATCAAGACGACAACGTGCGCGTTTATGTGGAGGAGCAGGACGACCTGGACGGGTCGTCGTGGAAGTGCATAGTCAG AGATAGAAATGACTTGGCTGAGGTCGTGGCTCTGCTGAAGACACAAATTGATCCCGAGCTGttgaaaaagcaacaacagGAAACCAAACCTGGAGATGAAGAGGCTAAAAAAGCAGAAG GTGAAGTTACAAAGACTGAATCAGATGAAGACAGCAAAGACTCCGACAAAGCCGTCCGCCCAGTCTCACCGAAGACTGAGAGCAACGGAGAAGTTGTGGAGAAAGACAACTTGAAATCAGAAGCGTCTGAGGCCAAATCGTCACTGAACGGCGTCGTCGAAGGCAAAACTGAGTCTGAACTTAATTCAGAAAAGGCCGCAGGGGATCACAGTATCAGTACAAAAGCCCAGAACATCAAAGAAGAGCCGATGGAGGTGTCAGACACTAAATCCAGCACAGCAACAAGTGAACCAGCTCCCGCCTCTGAGGCACTTTGTATATCAGTAAAGGcagaaaaaggagaggaggccAAGAAGAACAGCGCAGGGGAGATTCAACAGGCGATGAAGAACGACCAGCAGGCCAAAATCCCtctgaaaaaaagaggaatgaagtttagtgaagactttgaaaaaagtaaaaatagcGGCAGCTCTATTATTGTGCAAAATCCATCAGTTTCTCAGAATAAAGAAGCTCCTAAAACTGATGCAACTCctgagcagagaaagaaagcacaGAGTGTAAACGATCACGTTAACGGTGAAGTTCAGCCGACATCAGAGAAAAGTCATTCGAGCGAGTCACCGAAAGATGCCGCCGCCGTCGACAAAGAACAGACgactgaagcagctgcaggtaaATCTGTAGAAGTCAGAGAAAATGACTCACCGTCCACAGACAAAGATGGCACGAAAGATAAAAAGGATGGAGCTTCCGGTGCTGAGAAGGTCACAGAGGCGGTCGCATCACACCGAGCAGACTCGGACAAGAAAGATCAAAATATGCAGGTAGAAAAGGAAAGCACTACAGAAAAGAGGGAAGCACACGAGTCTCCTCCAAAACCAACAGCAGAGTCGCCATCTTTACCTAAAGACACACATGAGAAGTCGTCTAATCACGAAGAGGATGAAAAAACGAAAGAATCCAAACCAGCAGATGCAAAAGAGTCTTCTACGGTGGACAAGACCACCACATTAAAGGAAACCGATAAAACATTAACGACCGATGAGACGAAGAAATTCAGTTTGAATCATGAGGTCAAATCCAAAGAAGTTGAGTCAAAAGATTCAGAAAAATCAAAGGGAAAACCAGGCTGTGTGGACACATCAGAGTCAAGTCAGACAGAAGAGACGAAGAAGTCAGAGGTGACAGAAAAtgtaacagaacaaacagaaatgagTGATGCTAAAGAAACTGAGAGTAAAGTAGAGAAATCGGATAGCGCCGCACTGAAGGAGAAGCCGGGAgtaattaaaacaacagaaacacagtctGCAGACAAAGATCCTGCAGAAAAACCTGACGACTCTGAGAACACTGTGTCACCATCTGTCatcaaaaagacagaaataataaaagacGGCGACGATACAAAGACTCCAGAAACACAAGAAGTCAATCAAAGCTTTACAGTCATTAAAAAGGCAGACAAGCCGTCAATCAGTGAGAAATCAGAAGAGACATCCAACACTAGGGAGAGTTCGGAGTCGTCAGTTATTAAAAAGGTAGACAAATCAGAATCATGTAAACCTGCAGAGAAGCAAGACGAAGAACTCAAAGACGCAGAGATGACTCCCGCTGTCGACGAGAAAACTGAGAAAGCCAATGCAGCCTCCAAGACTAACACCGAAAAGACGGACAAGCCTGAAAAGACGGACAAGCCCGAAAAGATGGACACGACTGAAAAGACGGACACGACCGAAAAGATGGACAAGCTCGAAAAGACGGACAAGCCCGAAAAGATGGACAAGCTCGAAAAGACGGACACGACCGAAAAGATGGACAAGCTCGAAAAGACGGACAAGCCTGAAAAGACGGACAAGACCGAAAAGACGGACACGACCGAAAAGATGGACACGACTGAAAAGATGGACACGACTGAAAAGACGGACAAGCTCGAAAAGACGGACAAGCCTGAAAAGACGGACAAGCTCGAAAAGACGGACAAGACCGAAAAGATGGACAAACCCGAAAAGAAAAAGACGGGAAAGGCCGAAAAGCCTGACGAGACAGAAAAGCCCGAAGACATAAAGAAAACCGTCAACTGTGAAGACAATACGATACGTGATGTTACCAAGGTGAGCGACTCTACGCCCAGGCCAACGAAGGAAGACGCGGCGGCCGTAAAACGCGATCTGACGAAGCCACGGGAGGATGACGAAATCGAAACGAACGCAGTCGTACAGAAGACGACAGAGGAAGCATCTGAAGGGAAAGATAAATCATCCAGCCCCGCCGAGAAGACGAGCGTCTCtgaaaaagatgataaaaaaccCAAAAGGCCGGACACGGAAGAGGAGAAGGTAACTGAAGAACAGCCCGATAAAACCGAGGCAGAGAATCCAtcaaaagaaagtaaaaaggaCGCCGACAGTGAAAAACGTACAAACGGAAGTGAGAAACTCCCACGTCAAGATAAAGAAAGTAGCAGTAAAGAGGATTCGGCGACAGATAAACTCTCAAAAACTGACGGAACAAAGGAGAAACAAGCTCATACAGAGAGGGAAACCTCAACCAAAAGAGAGGGAACAGACGGTGAATCCTCAACTAAGACTGAGAAACCGAGCCCCCACCCAGACGCCGTCAAGCCAACCGACGAGGAAAGTAAAAGCAAAAGTGAAGAAGAGGACTCTGCAACAAAAAAGGAGGTGGCGAACGGTACCGACGTTCCATCGGATGTTAAAGAGGCGGTCGCCCATCGGAAAGTCAAGGCTCCTCCAACCCACCGGAGGAAAGCGGCACtccagagagaggagagacaagcGGATTCAGAGTCGGATACGAACACCGGGGGGAGATCTCTTCGAAGATCACCGAGGATCTCTAGACCGACACCGAAGGTGGTAGAGATCCACGACAGGAAGCTGGAGAAATCGCAGGCTCCTCCGCCGGCTGAGAAGagtgagaaggaaaaaaacgaggaggaggaggacaaggaagaggaggagcaggagttGAAAGCTGTTCAAAAGAAGCCgagagagaaaaaggcagaTCAGGACGGTCAGCCTAAAGCCAAG gggagaaagagaaggaagatgCGGTGGTCCAACACTCGAACGCGCCGTAAAAAGAAAGGCTCCGAAGACGAAGACGAAAACAGCGACGAGGAGTCCAGCGAAGACGAGGAgagcgaggaggaggacgacAGCGACGAAGACTACAAGGTCGAGCGGAGCAGAAAGAGGCGGAACCGCAACCGAGAAAGACGAAACTCGGACTCCTCGACATCCTCGGATGACGACCTACCTCCAAACGACGACCCCTGCAAACATTGTGGTCTTCCAAATCACCCTGAGCTG ATCTTACTGTGTGATTCGTGTGATAGCGGCTACCACACAGCGTGTCTGAGGCCTCCGCTCATGATCATCCCGGATGGAGAATGGTTCTGCCCGCCGTGTCAACAC AAACTGCTCTGTGACAAATTAGAAGAGCAGCTGCTAAACCTCGACGCCGCTTTGAAAAAGAAGGAACGAGCTGAGAGAAG GAAAGAGCGTCTCATCTACGTTGGAATCAGTGTTGAAAACATCATCACGCCCGCC GTTGAGGTTGTGGAAGAAAAGCCGGAGATTATAATCaaagacaagaaagaaacaaagagaagtaAGAGCTGGGGTCGAAGGTCGACGAGGACCAAGAAAAACATCAGCTACAG ATTTGATGAATTCGACGAGGCGATCGAGGAGGCAATCGAGGAAGACATCAAAGAAGCAGAGGGCGGAG GCGCTGGCCGGGGTAAAGACATGGCCAACATCACGGGACACAGAGGAAAGGACATGTCCACCATCCTCCAAGGAGATGAGGGCAAAGAGAACGGCCGGCCGCCACGACCCAACATCAGCCAGCGCAAGAAGAAACGCCGGCGACTCAACGACCTGGACAGCGACAGCACTGTGGACGAGGAGGAAAGCGAGGAAGAGTTTCGCCTCAGTGAAAG CTCAGAAGAAGAGTTTGTTGTATCGGAAAACGAGACGGAGGGCGAAACAGAGCCGGACTCCAACGACAGCGGGAAGCATCATAAGTCTTCGTGGGTCAAGAGGCCACCGACACGACGACGAAGCTCCCGAAAGCGACGGAGACCGAGAGGGTACTCGGatgacgaagaagaagaagagacagatgatgaagatgaagatgaaataG TGACCGAAGGCTCCAGCGAGTACAGCGACAGTGATCTGGATATGAGTAGACGGCGGTCTCGGCGGAGTCAGAAGAAGCAGGTGAACTACTGTGAGACGTCCGAGTCCGAAGGATCTCAGGCAGAAACCAACCGGGACAAAATGAAACCCAGACGTCGCCAGGACAGCTCCGATAGCGAAG CGAATTTCTCCAGAGACTCTGACGAAGAGTCGAGGGATCCGAGGGTGAAGAGGAGAGCCGACTCTTCAAAGGAAGATTCCCGGCAGCGGCACAGACGGCTCGCGCTAAAACGCAGGAGAGCTTCCGAAGAGGACGACTCGGACGACGACTCGGAGGATGAATCGTCAGAGGAGGATCGTCCCGTCCGTAAACGGGTGAACCGCATCGACTCGGACGACtcggacgaggaggaggaggaggaggaggaggaggaggaggaagaactaaaagagaagaaagcagctgaaaaagcagaggaggaaggCAGCGCTCTGACAAAGGGAACAAACCAGTTGGACTGCAATGCGGTGGAGCTGCCTCCCACCAACGGACAGAACCAGGTTAAGAGCGTCGAGGGTCTCTCGAGGGACGCTCCGGGCATCACTGCAAACCTGGAGCCACCCAAAAACATCAGTGCCACGCCAGCCGCCGCCATAGCGCCAAACGGTCTGGTCGCCCAGGACATGGCAGCGCAGGAGGACGACGAAGACGACCTGTTAGGAGTCACAGACCTAGTGGACTACGTCTGCAATAACGaacaattgtaa